From Hemitrygon akajei chromosome 15, sHemAka1.3, whole genome shotgun sequence:
TTTGGGGTTTTCATTTGGAATAAGAATAACTGAATCACATCTTCAATGGATGTATAAAAAGTTAAATTCCATTTGTGATTTCCAACAAAGTTATGGAACCTTGATATATTGTATGATCAACTTAAAGGCAAAAGAAAATGTTTGCTCAAATGCCATTATGCAACTTACAGATGTCTGAATGCATGTGATAAGACAAGATTGTACACCAAAATAGTTCCATATTAAGAAATACAAATGACAAAAATAACCTCCCAAAAATTGGACATAGCATTTGGCAATCACACAAGTGATGCAACGGAATGTGATTACAACTGAATTATTTGTCACCATGCCTTCATTATTTTCTAAATCTACACATTTTCAATTATTTCTTCCATTCCAGTATCTCTTAATGCTCTCCAGCCAACTTTATGGGGAATTGTTAACGTGAAGCAACCTCTCAGTAGTGAGTAAAAGCAGTATTTAGCCATCATGAGTCAAGTTGGTTTCATGCAGCACTAGTATAATTGCAACAGATTAAGCACCGCCTATCTTGGCAAAAACATCGGATCATGTAAAGGGAGAAGAATAAGGCATTTAATGTAGGTACAGAGAGTAAACCTACAAACCAGGGGATAAGAAAGACAACCACAGAACAAGAGACTTTCTTGTTCAATTGTAATCTCTCTCCAAACTGATACCATATTTTAAATTATAACATTTAACAAGGTTTTTATTAAAAGTTTCCAGTTATTTGCATTTTGAATGAAATACTTCCATTATTTTAATCTTATGCTTTAAGATTAACATCATGTTAACTATTGCATTGAAAGATGATAAAGGTTAAACATTTATCTAATTGAgagaatagctgggattccctttgtttatttaggacactatgccgcttaattgaAGCGGAAACTGGTGCCaaatagtttctaactagcatcaattgcatgcacttgtgtggccattagacactacactgcgTGAGAACAAAGTTGTTTTGCATAGCAGCACTTGTATgcacttgtgttcaaaaagcagtgatttttgtcactgataattggtgagaaataagcagtaagacatttAAGAACTGTTTTATTCACTAtactttcaagcattcaggcttggagatgccagaaagaaaatgaaacaatctcactacttcagcaagttaggaactccaaataatttgaaggtatcaaaaaTCATCTTATCTTACaacaaaaatgaagatttggaggatgcaacatTTCTAGTTAGCTTCAGTCGTGTGCACttatgtggctgttagacactacactgtgcttagagtgacagtttttaaaatagcatTAGTTGTACATGCTTGTGTTACATTATTCATTTGGGCTGACCAAGGCCAAATTAAAAGTGATTTTTGAAACTAATTCATGTAGGTAGGTAATGAAGGCAGTGCATTATCTATACTAGGTGTCCGTGTTGATTTAGCTCATTTAGTCAGTCAAAAGAACATGCCAGCATACACTATGAATTCCTCTATTGATAACTATAAGGAACTATTACAGTTTTTTAGTACTATTACACAGCTTCATAGTGTACTAATttgttatgtatttcatttaagcacacaatttgttactcagttaaatggtagtttgtcttttttatacccttttaactatttccctgAAAGCTCCATGAATTGGGGTAGCCACTTAAtttggccaaaatgtactggtcccgatatgtcccaattaactggaatccactgtatattctTTTAAAAAGTAACTGTTATACATATAACCATTAAGCATGACAAAATTGTCTTGAAGACTTACAGGGATATAGAATGGAAATGGTAGTAAATATATTTGGACATAGCTGATGAATAACTATTCAAAATGCAGATGGGCATTGCATCCCTATGAATGTAGGgtatcttgatttttttttcctttcacaCTTGTCTATACATGCTCAATTCACTCAAGACATGTACATAATTTTTTTTGCCTTTATTACCTCAGTGGCTAATTAATAAACTGGAACAGTAAAGGTGCACCATTTTAAGTTCAAATTTGCAGTAATTTGTTGACTGAATAACCTTGTCTCAATTTAAGTAGATGCACTTTCTCCAAAACAATGCATACAAAGCAAGCTTAAAAAAGGGAGACAATCATGTATGGGTAAGAATAATGGGGACAGATTTAATTTGAGATTTATAAAAATAGCACAGAGAACATTTAACAATGGTACATCTTATAAAGGTGAATTATTGTTGATAGCTTTTTGGGAATAATTTCACAAACAAGGTTGAGAGCATATCCACTAGCTTTACAATATTTGAAGTTTTTGAAGATATATTTCAGTATTTGACAAATAAGTAATCAAATAGCACACATTTAAGTCATTCTCCAAAGGGGAAGTTGACTTTAAAAAGTCTTACTGCTATACAGAATACAAATTGTGAAGCAACAGTCCATAATTTGATAAACAGAaggtgaaataaataaatatctgaGGAGTGGAAAGAAGAAATAGAAAATTTTAAAGATTTGAGAAATGAGACCAAGTCGATAGCTTCTTCACAATGACATATTATGAGCCAGGTAGCCCAACATTTGATGCAACGTCTTCTGGTTTTCAATTATCAGAGTACCCTGACTACTTTAACATTTGCATGCTGATGCATTAATTTATGAAAATTACTGTGCACTACAGGAAAAAAAGGACAATATTCACTTTAAAGAAAATGACCAAAAATTCATTGTAGACAGGTACATTTGAAGGTCACAAACATTAGGCAAACACTTCACGTTTGATTCATAATTTGTCTATAACAGTTTCTTTGTAAGAAGCTAGTTTATTTTTTAAGTTACGTTAAAAAGACACTTTTTCAAATTGCAAGGATGCTTACGAAACTTGCAGATCAGCTCAAAGAGTACTGTCATGATTTCTGCCTCTTTTTTGGTGGTTCTTCATCAGAGCTACTAATACTACTACTGGAACTAGAATCAGAGTCCGAATCTGAAGATGACGTTTCACTTGATGAGGAGGTTGAGGAAGATGAGGAGCTGTCAGTTGATGAACTGTCATCATCACTGCTGCTGCTTTCTGATGTGGATGAATTGGATGATGTTTCACTGTCTGACGATGAATCAGTAGAAGTGCtgttactgctgctgctaatgcTCTGAGACCTTGAAATGAAAGTAAATACACAAGGCATAATATATTCTTATAATATGATCAAATATAGTCACAGCTTAAAAATGTAACTTGTCCAATTGCTATATAATATGCATCTTAAAAGTGACACACATTTATATCTGCTTTTCTGTGTTTTAATTAGGCATGGTATTTGCCAAATTATTCTGAATTTACCCAGTTTGCTGAAAACATATTGGCTGTAACTAAGAATTCTTCCTCTATTGGATGAAATCAAAGTATAACATATCCATTCTTGAGATGAAAAATTTACTTCATtagaaagagtagtaagtcattCAGGCTATTgttcctgctccaccattcagaaaTTCATCGTTGATCTTCTACCTTAATAATATTTTGCTGCctcgatttgtttttttttatatatacaagaATCTATTGAACTCTTTCaggaatatactcagtgactgacACTCTGCATTTCTCAAACAGAGTAGTTCAAAGGTTCACCACTCTGTGAGTGAAACCACCTCATCACTAACCATAATGGTTTCTTTCTTATTTTCTCTTTCTATTAGGGGAAGCACAATCCTTATGACTTGGAGGTCAAGCTTGTAAGTCATCTTGTACAATTCAATGAGATCATTCCTTATTCTTGTAAACTTCAACCCTAGCCACAAATTTATTTTCATATAAGCCCCAAACATATCAGAAATCAAACTGGCACTCAGAAACATTTAAAGCACCAGCAgtaatccctgcagcatctgaatGGTTACAATCTTTGAACTAAAAAATTTCCTACTTATTCCCACAGTTTTCTGTCAGTTAACCAAGCTTTAATCCACCCCAATAAATTAAATCAAATAAAAAATTGGTTAGGctgtatttggagtattatgtgcagttctggttgtcaCACTATAGGAAAGGCATGACTAAGCTGGAAATGATGTAGAAAAGATTCTAAGAATGTTGTTTAGATTCACTGTatcaggagagattggataggctaggtCTGTTtttcttggagcaaaggaggctgagagaTGACATGATTGAGGTCACATTTGAATGTTTTCCTGTAAGCAGTGACATACACTGTTAGATCATCCATTATGAAGTCCTGACTCTCATCCAAAGAAATTTGAAGAACCTCAGACCTAGTGAGTAATTGTAATGGCTGGATTCTACATTCTGGATTCCGTTACTTGCCTTATTTGTAATCATACTCCCAATTAGGAACACTGATAAAAGTAGAAAATCCCATCATAAAGTGCAAGAGTGGCCTTTGTATAAAGCATCCAATGTGCAGTGATGCCTGCTGCTCTATCTGCAATTTAATGATTCTGAATCAAATGTTCTTCAAGACAATAACTTGCTGCAGATATGTTTGTGCTGGATCACATGGGCATGGAGGAATTCCATCTGTTGTACTTACTTTAATTGCTGTTCTTTGTTCTCAATTTTAGTATAGTGCATGATGGCAGGGTACTATTTTAAACCTTCAGAATAGGTTAGATCGAAGTAACTTCACACATTCGTTTAAAGTTCAGCAGGACTCTGCTTCCAATATACCTTTGAAATAGAGCTACGCATTTGACTTTAAGGATCAACATAGGTCTTATACaacttttatatctttttaaatCCTCAAACGTGGTACCAGATTAATGTACAGTAATATGGCTTTTGGAAGGGAAGGAATTTGCTGGAGCATTGTCAATATGCATCTTCACATCCAATAAAAACACTAGATTTTTACACATGCTCATCATCTAACCCATGTTGTATTCTCTTGGCCCACACTAACGTGTAGCAAATTTTCAAAGCCTGCTTTAAAGCTGCAAAACTGGCTTTCGATTAGCAAAGGCTTGCACAACATTTTGGTTTGATAGAACCACCCAAAAAATGCTTTgacactgttcacattatgcCATGTTTTAACTAAACATTAGCTCTGGGatctttgatatttagaaacattGAAAAAGCATTCcaactctgttttaaaaaaaCGATCATGCTAGTAATTACATTAAAATTTAGACTAAAAGAGAATTAAAAATACTGTAATTAAATATAATTACCTAC
This genomic window contains:
- the zcchc10 gene encoding zinc finger CCHC domain-containing protein 10, whose translation is MATPMHRLIARRQAEANKQHVRCQKCLEYGHWTYECTGKRKYLHRPSRTVQLKKSLKEKQNKLALPASGQGNAEKKIKKKRSQSISSSSNSTSTDSSSDSETSSNSSTSESSSSDDDSSSTDSSSSSSTSSSSETSSSDSDSDSSSSSSISSSDEEPPKKRQKS